A single region of the Halobacterium wangiae genome encodes:
- a CDS encoding tRNA(Ile)(2)-agmatinylcytidine synthase codes for MTVVALDDTDSRERGMCTTYAAHLVAQRLRERGASVERLLLVRLNPAVEYKTRGNAALAVHADVDPAVAFEVATDVVAATAETDDPRTNPGVVVAHEVEAPAAVAEFAARAMREHLDPEEAHSLAAAHGYDTAGWGNGRGVMGALAAVGAWTAFDDWTYERIDYRDPERWGTERRVDADSVFAAADAAYPDAWDTVDRGEGETVCVPHTPGPILYGIRGDDPETVAWVADEIDSEPVHASALFVTNQGTDAHLADADLSDVQDGRAYRVDVTVAGDPETRRGGHVFVPVEADGERIQCAAFEPTKRFRDRVRALVPGDYLTVCGEVSDGTLKLEKFAVRDLVTTARETPTCPSCGNRMESAGAGQGYRCRDCGTDAAGKVPRPLDRDLEVGWYEVPPCARRHVARPLVRGEWDAPVHPER; via the coding sequence ATGACCGTCGTTGCGCTCGACGACACGGACTCCCGCGAGCGCGGGATGTGTACGACGTACGCCGCCCACCTCGTCGCGCAGCGACTGCGCGAACGCGGCGCCAGCGTCGAGCGCCTGCTGCTCGTCCGCCTCAACCCCGCCGTCGAGTACAAGACCCGCGGGAACGCCGCACTCGCGGTCCACGCGGACGTCGACCCCGCCGTCGCCTTCGAGGTCGCGACGGACGTGGTCGCGGCGACCGCCGAGACCGACGACCCACGGACGAACCCTGGGGTCGTCGTCGCTCACGAGGTCGAGGCGCCCGCCGCGGTCGCCGAGTTCGCCGCGCGAGCGATGCGCGAACACCTCGACCCGGAGGAGGCTCACTCGCTGGCGGCAGCCCACGGCTACGACACCGCTGGCTGGGGGAACGGCCGCGGCGTGATGGGTGCGCTCGCGGCGGTGGGTGCGTGGACGGCCTTCGACGACTGGACCTACGAGCGCATCGACTACCGCGACCCCGAGCGCTGGGGGACCGAACGCCGCGTCGACGCCGACAGCGTGTTCGCGGCCGCGGACGCCGCCTACCCGGACGCCTGGGACACCGTCGACCGGGGGGAGGGCGAGACCGTCTGCGTCCCACACACGCCCGGCCCCATCCTCTACGGTATCCGCGGCGACGACCCGGAGACGGTCGCGTGGGTCGCCGACGAAATCGACAGCGAACCAGTCCACGCGAGCGCCCTGTTCGTGACGAACCAGGGTACCGACGCCCACCTCGCGGACGCCGACCTCTCGGACGTCCAGGACGGCCGCGCCTACCGCGTCGACGTGACGGTCGCCGGCGACCCCGAGACCCGTCGCGGCGGCCACGTCTTCGTCCCCGTCGAGGCCGACGGCGAGCGAATCCAGTGTGCCGCCTTCGAACCCACGAAGCGCTTCCGCGACCGGGTGCGTGCGCTCGTCCCCGGGGACTACCTCACGGTCTGTGGCGAGGTGAGCGACGGCACGCTCAAACTGGAGAAGTTCGCGGTCCGCGACCTCGTCACGACCGCGCGGGAGACGCCGACCTGCCCGTCCTGTGGCAACCGGATGGAGAGCGCGGGCGCCGGCCAGGGTTACCGCTGTCGCGACTGTGGCACCGACGCCGCCGGCAAGGTGCCCCGCCCCCTCGACCGAGACCTCGAGGTCGGCTGGTACGAGGTACCGCCGTGTGCCCGCCGGCACGTCGCCAGACCACTCGTCCGCGGCGAGTGGGACGCTCCAGTCCACCCGGAGCGGTAG
- a CDS encoding methyl-accepting chemotaxis protein: MPADGEQLASDAIDTDVTDDLAETDDVEDENVADIKESLLELYRSSEEIAASINEIDALSDEQSEGMDQVASEVTELSAAIEQVAASAEQVSSASRQARTNADESQAAAEEVLDSMERVQNATESVAGDVRTIRDGVEHIDSVVEVINDIADQTNLLALNASIEAARAGEAGAGFSVVADEIKELAAESQDQAGEIEEMVASIQTDAESAVENLDENTGVVDEGIEQVATAMDKLDDISGAVREVSLGIEEVATATDQQAASAEEVSAMVKQTAQNAEEISAETTDIAAAIQEQTAMVDDVNNELTDIDE, encoded by the coding sequence ATGCCTGCAGACGGCGAGCAACTCGCATCTGACGCTATCGACACGGACGTGACAGACGACCTCGCGGAGACCGACGACGTCGAGGACGAGAACGTCGCCGACATCAAAGAGTCGCTGCTCGAACTGTACCGGTCCTCCGAGGAGATCGCCGCGAGCATCAACGAGATCGACGCGCTCTCGGACGAGCAGAGCGAGGGGATGGACCAGGTCGCCTCCGAGGTCACGGAACTCAGCGCGGCCATCGAGCAGGTGGCGGCGTCCGCCGAACAGGTGTCCAGCGCGAGCAGGCAGGCCCGGACGAACGCCGACGAGAGCCAGGCGGCCGCCGAGGAGGTACTTGACTCGATGGAGCGCGTCCAGAACGCCACCGAGTCGGTCGCCGGGGACGTCCGAACCATCCGGGACGGCGTCGAGCACATCGACAGCGTCGTCGAGGTCATCAACGACATCGCCGACCAGACGAACCTGCTGGCGCTCAACGCCAGCATCGAGGCCGCACGCGCCGGCGAGGCGGGCGCCGGCTTCTCCGTGGTCGCCGACGAGATCAAGGAACTGGCGGCAGAGTCCCAGGACCAGGCCGGCGAGATCGAGGAGATGGTGGCGTCCATCCAGACCGACGCCGAGTCCGCCGTCGAGAACCTCGACGAGAACACGGGCGTCGTCGACGAGGGGATCGAACAGGTCGCTACCGCGATGGACAAACTCGACGACATCTCTGGGGCGGTCCGCGAGGTGTCCCTGGGCATCGAGGAGGTGGCAACGGCGACCGACCAGCAGGCCGCCAGCGCGGAGGAGGTGTCCGCGATGGTGAAACAGACCGCCCAGAACGCCGAGGAGATCAGCGCGGAGACGACGGACATCGCGGCAGCCATCCAGGAGCAGACGGCGATGGTCGACGACGTCAACAACGAACTGACGGACATCGACGAGTAA
- a CDS encoding threonine synthase produces MTTNLDCRSCGRTYESGPDEPWRCDCGHTLDFAERPLPDSDDPDVDPREGLWAFSEFLPVGREVTLGEGWTPLADAPHWDAEFKLDYVFPSGSFKDRGAALTLSRAAELGVERVVEDSSGNAGAAIAQYAARAGIDADIYVPADAKQSKLDAIEAAGATPVRVEGTRQDVTDACVREAVGGDAWYASHAWNPAFFAGTSTFALELAYQRDWDVPDAVVLPLGHGTLFLGASRGFRALRDAGWTDEVPRLLGVQASGVAPIVEELHRPERAGTNDVADGIQIREPARRDEILEAIEATGGDAIACDADTTGDALGALHERGFYVEPTSAVGVAGLEAYRERGELASDDDVVVALTGSGLKT; encoded by the coding sequence ATGACGACCAATCTCGACTGTCGTTCCTGTGGTCGAACGTACGAGTCCGGCCCGGACGAGCCGTGGCGCTGCGACTGCGGCCACACGCTGGACTTCGCCGAACGACCGCTCCCTGACAGCGACGACCCGGACGTCGACCCGCGGGAGGGACTGTGGGCGTTCTCGGAGTTCCTGCCGGTCGGACGGGAGGTGACCCTCGGCGAGGGGTGGACGCCGCTGGCCGACGCACCCCACTGGGACGCGGAGTTCAAACTCGACTACGTGTTCCCCTCCGGGAGTTTCAAGGACCGCGGCGCGGCGCTGACGCTCTCGCGGGCGGCGGAACTCGGCGTCGAGCGCGTCGTCGAGGACTCCTCGGGGAACGCGGGCGCGGCCATCGCGCAGTACGCCGCGCGAGCGGGCATCGACGCCGACATCTACGTGCCCGCGGACGCCAAGCAGTCGAAACTCGACGCAATCGAGGCGGCGGGCGCGACGCCCGTGCGCGTCGAGGGGACACGCCAGGACGTGACCGACGCCTGCGTCCGCGAAGCCGTCGGCGGCGACGCGTGGTACGCGAGTCACGCGTGGAACCCGGCGTTCTTCGCTGGCACGTCGACGTTCGCACTCGAACTCGCCTACCAGCGCGACTGGGACGTGCCTGACGCGGTCGTGCTGCCGCTCGGCCACGGCACGCTGTTCCTCGGCGCCTCCCGCGGGTTCCGAGCGCTCCGCGACGCCGGCTGGACAGACGAGGTGCCCCGCCTGCTCGGCGTGCAGGCCTCGGGCGTCGCGCCGATCGTCGAGGAACTCCACAGACCCGAGCGGGCCGGGACGAACGACGTCGCCGACGGCATCCAGATCCGCGAGCCAGCACGGCGAGACGAGATTCTCGAAGCCATCGAGGCGACAGGCGGCGACGCGATCGCCTGCGACGCCGACACGACTGGCGACGCGCTCGGGGCGCTCCACGAGCGCGGCTTCTACGTCGAACCGACGAGCGCCGTAGGCGTGGCTGGGCTCGAAGCGTACCGCGAACGCGGCGAACTCGCGTCGGACGACGACGTGGTCGTCGCGCTGACCGGGAGCGGGCTGAAGACGTGA
- a CDS encoding succinylglutamate desuccinylase/aspartoacylase family protein, with product MTTLGTASAAPGELDTGRLTVGETRDGTAVGLPVAVVNGERDGKTLYVQAASDGDELNGVGVVRRVVPQLDPSELAGEVLVVGITNYHAFQVGEHRNPIDDTKLNRAYPGKANGSSSERIAHATFSAAENADLILDLHQGSTSRMINEVRVRCGRHHRLHGDCLELAKVFGCGHVLDQKGPEGQLARAGPDEGIPTVDPELGGCVGLDEESVQYGVDGVFNVLEYYGFLDGDVETQPQTRAKEFDRYGSPVGGLVQFKPELGEAVESGDTLFEVTDVFGTLKATVTADDDGIFWRTCRLPQVATGEYVCSVGTDVDTY from the coding sequence ATGACTACGCTCGGCACGGCGTCCGCGGCCCCCGGGGAGCTCGACACGGGTCGGCTCACCGTCGGCGAGACCCGGGACGGCACCGCGGTCGGCCTCCCGGTCGCGGTCGTCAACGGCGAACGCGACGGGAAGACCCTCTACGTGCAGGCCGCCAGCGACGGCGACGAACTCAACGGCGTCGGCGTCGTGCGCCGCGTCGTCCCGCAGCTCGACCCCTCGGAGCTCGCGGGCGAGGTGCTCGTCGTCGGCATCACGAACTACCACGCCTTCCAGGTGGGCGAACACCGCAACCCCATCGACGACACGAAGCTGAACCGCGCCTACCCGGGGAAGGCCAACGGCTCCTCCTCCGAGCGCATCGCCCACGCGACGTTCTCGGCGGCCGAGAACGCCGACCTCATCCTGGACCTCCACCAGGGCTCGACCTCCCGGATGATCAACGAGGTGCGGGTGCGCTGTGGCCGCCACCACCGCCTCCACGGCGACTGCCTCGAACTCGCGAAGGTGTTCGGCTGCGGCCACGTCCTCGACCAGAAGGGGCCGGAGGGCCAGCTCGCCCGCGCCGGCCCCGACGAGGGCATCCCGACCGTCGACCCCGAACTCGGCGGCTGCGTCGGCCTCGATGAGGAGTCAGTCCAGTACGGCGTCGACGGCGTGTTCAACGTCCTCGAGTACTACGGCTTCCTCGACGGCGACGTCGAAACCCAGCCACAGACCCGCGCGAAGGAGTTCGACCGCTACGGCTCGCCGGTCGGCGGCCTCGTCCAGTTCAAACCGGAACTCGGCGAGGCGGTCGAGTCCGGCGACACGCTGTTCGAAGTGACGGACGTCTTCGGCACGCTGAAGGCCACCGTCACGGCCGACGACGACGGCATCTTCTGGCGCACCTGTCGGCTCCCGCAGGTCGCCACCGGGGAGTACGTCTGCTCCGTAGGCACCGACGTCGATACCTACTGA
- a CDS encoding glutathione S-transferase N-terminal domain-containing protein, whose protein sequence is MALELYALDGCPYCAKVETKLDELGLDYERHSVPGSHAERDEVEAVSGQTGVPVLVDTEHGVEGMPESDDIVAYLEETYGS, encoded by the coding sequence ATGGCACTCGAACTGTACGCACTCGACGGCTGTCCGTACTGCGCGAAAGTCGAGACGAAACTCGACGAACTCGGTCTCGACTACGAGCGACACAGCGTCCCCGGCTCGCACGCCGAACGCGACGAGGTGGAGGCCGTCAGCGGCCAGACTGGCGTTCCCGTCCTCGTCGACACCGAACACGGCGTCGAGGGGATGCCGGAGAGCGACGACATCGTGGCGTACCTCGAGGAGACGTACGGCTCGTAG
- a CDS encoding transcriptional regulator, translating to MSRSALIENVTAMLGDAGFTVSDRCATRPKSFDVAARRGDNVVLVKILGNIDAFDGETGAEMRRIGSYLQATPMVIGLRTRDEELKPGVVYFRHGVPVLSPDTAMDFFVEGVPPLIYAAPGGLYVNIDGDVLADRRKNEELSLGQLANELGVSRRTVSKYEDGMNASIEVAMALEELFGGDLTAPVSVMDGAEEVRDADPTPEDPEAAPEDVPVLSVLARVGFEVHPTLRAPFKAVGEDLSRADRLLTGHSAFTEAAVKRARIMSSLGEVTHTRAVYVVDEASRESIDGTAIVEREELEDVEEAEEFRDLLAGRGDPQEA from the coding sequence ATGTCACGGTCGGCACTCATCGAGAACGTCACCGCGATGCTCGGGGACGCGGGGTTCACGGTGAGCGACCGCTGTGCAACCCGACCGAAGAGCTTCGACGTCGCGGCGCGGCGCGGCGACAACGTCGTGCTCGTGAAGATCCTCGGCAACATCGACGCCTTCGACGGTGAGACGGGCGCCGAGATGCGCCGCATCGGGAGCTACCTGCAGGCCACGCCGATGGTCATCGGCCTCCGCACTCGCGACGAGGAGCTGAAACCCGGCGTCGTCTACTTCCGGCACGGCGTCCCCGTGCTCAGCCCGGACACCGCGATGGACTTCTTCGTCGAGGGCGTCCCGCCGCTCATCTACGCGGCCCCGGGCGGCCTCTACGTCAACATCGACGGCGACGTGCTCGCGGACCGGCGCAAGAACGAGGAGCTGAGCCTCGGCCAGCTCGCGAACGAACTCGGCGTCTCCCGGCGCACCGTCTCGAAGTACGAGGACGGGATGAACGCCAGCATCGAGGTGGCGATGGCGCTCGAGGAGCTGTTCGGCGGCGACCTCACTGCGCCCGTCTCCGTGATGGACGGGGCAGAGGAGGTCCGGGACGCCGACCCCACGCCAGAGGACCCCGAGGCCGCGCCCGAGGACGTGCCCGTGTTGAGCGTGCTCGCGCGCGTCGGCTTCGAGGTGCACCCGACGCTCCGGGCGCCGTTCAAGGCCGTTGGCGAGGACCTCTCGCGGGCAGACCGCCTGCTCACCGGCCACTCCGCGTTCACGGAGGCCGCCGTCAAGCGCGCCCGCATCATGAGTTCGCTCGGCGAGGTCACGCACACGCGAGCAGTGTACGTCGTCGACGAGGCGAGTCGCGAGTCCATCGACGGCACCGCCATCGTCGAGCGCGAGGAGCTCGAGGACGTCGAGGAGGCCGAGGAGTTCCGCGACCTGCTGGCCGGCCGCGGCGACCCCCAGGAAGCCTGA
- a CDS encoding NCS2 family permease, translating into MGLADYFALDEHDTDVSTELIAGITTFLTMSYIVVVNPVILADAIQIDGIGPERTFQMIAVVTLIAAATATLVMALYANRPFAQAPGLGLNAFFAYTVVLGLGVAWQTALAAVVVEGVIFIALTAVGAREYIIKLFPEPVKLAVGAGIGLFLAIIGLQEMRVVVGDPATFVGFSPVFASDPVAIVSVVGLLLTLALYARGVTGSIVVGIIATSLLGYAASALDYAAYPAAKATEIYGATLQSPVPLVPDAPITYNAASYDITPLAGAFVTGLENIEGVSFALIVFTFFFVDFFDTAGTLTGVGQAAGFLDEDGNLPDIDKPLMADAIGTTVGGMLGTSTVTTYIESATGVEEGGRTGLTALVVAVLFVLSLAVVPLAVAIPTYASHLVLVVVGIIMLANVAEIAWQDVTYAIPAALTVFVMPFTFSIAYGLAAGIVSYPIVKGAVGEWDDVHVGQWVLAGLFIVYFYVRTSGVLSAAV; encoded by the coding sequence ATGGGGCTCGCTGACTACTTCGCACTCGACGAACACGACACGGACGTCAGTACCGAACTGATCGCCGGCATCACCACGTTCCTGACGATGTCCTACATCGTCGTCGTCAACCCGGTCATCCTTGCGGACGCCATCCAGATCGACGGTATCGGTCCGGAGCGCACGTTCCAGATGATCGCGGTCGTCACGCTGATCGCCGCCGCCACGGCGACGCTCGTGATGGCGCTGTACGCCAACAGACCGTTCGCGCAGGCGCCCGGCCTCGGCCTCAACGCGTTCTTCGCGTACACGGTCGTCCTCGGCCTCGGCGTCGCCTGGCAGACCGCACTCGCCGCCGTCGTCGTGGAGGGCGTCATCTTCATCGCGCTCACCGCCGTCGGCGCCCGCGAGTACATCATCAAACTGTTCCCCGAGCCCGTCAAACTCGCCGTCGGAGCGGGTATCGGACTCTTCCTCGCCATCATCGGACTGCAGGAGATGCGGGTCGTCGTCGGCGACCCCGCCACCTTCGTCGGGTTCAGCCCGGTGTTCGCGAGCGACCCCGTCGCCATCGTCAGCGTCGTCGGACTGCTGTTGACACTGGCGCTGTACGCCCGCGGCGTCACCGGAAGCATCGTCGTCGGCATCATCGCGACGAGTCTGCTCGGTTACGCCGCCAGCGCACTCGACTACGCCGCATACCCGGCCGCGAAGGCCACGGAGATCTACGGCGCCACCCTTCAGTCGCCGGTGCCGCTGGTCCCCGACGCGCCCATCACCTACAACGCCGCCAGCTACGACATCACGCCGCTGGCCGGCGCGTTCGTGACCGGCCTCGAGAACATCGAGGGCGTGTCGTTCGCGCTCATCGTCTTCACGTTCTTCTTCGTGGACTTCTTCGACACTGCCGGCACGCTCACCGGCGTCGGGCAGGCCGCCGGCTTCCTCGACGAGGACGGCAACCTCCCCGACATCGACAAGCCGCTGATGGCTGACGCCATCGGCACCACCGTTGGCGGGATGCTCGGCACGTCCACCGTCACGACGTACATCGAGTCCGCCACCGGCGTCGAGGAGGGCGGTCGCACCGGGCTGACGGCGCTCGTCGTCGCCGTGCTGTTCGTCCTCAGCCTGGCCGTCGTCCCGCTGGCCGTCGCCATCCCGACGTACGCGAGCCACCTCGTGCTCGTCGTCGTCGGCATCATCATGCTCGCGAACGTCGCCGAGATCGCGTGGCAGGACGTCACGTACGCCATCCCCGCCGCGCTCACCGTCTTCGTGATGCCGTTCACGTTCTCCATCGCGTACGGCCTCGCGGCCGGCATCGTCTCCTACCCCATCGTCAAGGGCGCTGTGGGCGAGTGGGACGACGTTCACGTCGGTCAGTGGGTGCTCGCCGGGCTGTTCATCGTCTACTTCTACGTCCGCACCAGCGGCGTGCTCTCGGCCGCGGTGTAG
- the citZ gene encoding citrate synthase produces the protein MADELKKGLEGVLVAESELSYIDGDAGKLVYRGYTIEDLARDASYEEVLYLLWNGRLPNREELDAFRDEMAGYRAVDDDVLSLVADLADADEGPMAALRTAVSELSAFDEDADADPTDREATLRKGKRITAKVPTIVAAFTRLRNGDDVVEPRKDLDHAANFLYMLNDEEPDDVLADVFDQALVLHADHGLNASTFSSMVTASTLADVHSAVTSAIGTLSGSLHGGANANVMRMLKEVDDSDMDPLEWVQNALEEGKRVAGFGHRVYNVKDPRAKILGEQSEDLGEAAGDTKWYEMSTTIEEYMAKEKGLAPNVDFYSASTYYQMGIPIDIYTPIFAMSRVGGWVGHILEQYDDNRLIRPRARYVGEEDREFPGINDR, from the coding sequence ATGGCAGACGAACTCAAGAAAGGTCTCGAAGGTGTGCTCGTCGCCGAGTCCGAGCTCAGTTACATCGACGGCGACGCGGGGAAACTCGTCTACCGCGGCTACACCATCGAGGACCTGGCGCGGGACGCCAGCTACGAGGAGGTGCTGTACCTCCTCTGGAACGGCCGACTCCCGAACCGGGAGGAACTGGACGCCTTCCGCGACGAGATGGCGGGCTACCGCGCCGTCGACGACGACGTCCTCTCGCTGGTCGCCGACCTCGCGGACGCCGATGAGGGGCCGATGGCCGCGCTCCGCACGGCCGTCTCCGAACTCTCCGCCTTCGACGAGGACGCGGACGCCGACCCGACCGACCGCGAGGCGACCCTCCGGAAGGGCAAGCGCATCACCGCGAAGGTGCCGACCATCGTCGCGGCGTTCACGCGCCTCCGCAACGGCGACGACGTCGTCGAACCCCGGAAAGACCTCGACCACGCGGCGAACTTCCTCTACATGCTCAACGACGAGGAGCCCGACGACGTGCTCGCCGACGTCTTCGATCAGGCGCTCGTGCTCCACGCCGACCACGGCCTCAACGCGTCGACGTTCTCCTCGATGGTCACCGCAAGCACGCTCGCGGACGTCCACTCGGCGGTCACGTCCGCCATCGGCACGCTCTCCGGGAGCCTCCACGGCGGCGCCAACGCCAACGTGATGCGCATGCTGAAGGAGGTCGACGACAGCGACATGGACCCCCTCGAGTGGGTGCAGAACGCCCTCGAAGAGGGCAAGCGCGTCGCTGGCTTCGGCCACCGCGTCTACAACGTCAAGGACCCGCGCGCGAAGATCCTCGGCGAGCAGTCCGAGGACCTCGGCGAGGCCGCTGGCGACACCAAGTGGTACGAGATGAGCACCACCATCGAGGAGTACATGGCCAAGGAGAAGGGCCTCGCGCCGAACGTCGACTTCTACTCCGCCTCGACGTACTACCAGATGGGCATCCCGATCGACATCTACACGCCCATCTTCGCGATGTCCCGCGTCGGCGGCTGGGTCGGCCACATCCTGGAGCAGTACGATGACAACCGCCTCATCCGGCCGCGCGCCCGCTACGTCGGCGAGGAGGACCGGGAGTTCCCGGGCATCAACGACCGGTAG
- a CDS encoding DUF7511 domain-containing protein, with product MNGGHRTHPDPAQGVSSDGASSRLLARIESQDGREECTLFPAHAPADELVTTWVTAADDAFVDLKTIR from the coding sequence ATGAACGGTGGACACCGCACCCACCCCGACCCCGCACAGGGCGTCAGCAGCGACGGCGCCTCGTCCCGGCTCCTCGCCCGCATCGAGTCCCAGGACGGACGGGAGGAGTGCACCCTGTTCCCCGCCCACGCCCCCGCCGACGAACTGGTCACCACCTGGGTGACCGCCGCCGACGACGCGTTCGTCGACCTCAAGACGATCCGCTAG
- a CDS encoding NUDIX hydrolase, producing MIPSFCPQCGTELGERRIEGRDRKWCGSCERPVYRNAVPCAGVTVLDGDRVLLVQRTAPPGEGEWSIPAGHLEVEEEPRVGAARELKEETGLSIDPAALTLLETAQLDSLGEKHVVSVGYAASVADVTGTPEAGSDAAAVEWVPLDGLAERPLRPHVEQRVRVRFARWPTSGSS from the coding sequence GTGATTCCGTCGTTCTGTCCCCAGTGCGGGACCGAGCTCGGCGAGCGACGCATCGAGGGACGCGACCGCAAGTGGTGCGGGTCCTGCGAGCGGCCCGTCTACCGGAATGCGGTGCCCTGCGCGGGCGTCACGGTGCTCGACGGCGACCGGGTGCTGCTCGTCCAGCGGACGGCGCCGCCTGGCGAGGGGGAGTGGTCGATTCCCGCCGGCCACCTAGAGGTCGAGGAGGAGCCCCGCGTGGGGGCGGCGCGAGAGCTGAAGGAGGAGACCGGGCTCTCTATCGACCCCGCGGCGCTGACGCTCCTGGAGACGGCCCAGCTCGATTCTCTCGGGGAGAAACACGTCGTCTCGGTCGGGTACGCGGCGAGTGTCGCCGACGTGACCGGGACGCCGGAGGCGGGGTCGGACGCGGCGGCCGTCGAGTGGGTGCCCCTGGACGGCCTCGCGGAGCGGCCGCTCCGGCCACACGTCGAGCAGAGAGTGAGGGTGCGGTTCGCGCGCTGGCCGACTAGCGGATCGTCTTGA
- a CDS encoding DUF7536 family protein produces the protein MSERPGVDNFVRALDVATQAKRGFLVGLLVAVGTYYLFVVSSGGSPYASPYLIALGLVLAFTVGLLATLVFTLGAAYRLSRSLD, from the coding sequence ATGTCCGAGCGGCCCGGTGTCGACAACTTCGTGCGCGCGCTCGACGTGGCGACGCAGGCGAAACGCGGGTTCCTCGTGGGGCTTCTCGTCGCCGTCGGGACGTACTACCTGTTCGTCGTCTCCTCGGGCGGGTCGCCGTACGCCTCGCCGTACCTGATTGCGCTCGGCCTCGTGCTCGCGTTCACCGTGGGCCTCCTGGCGACGCTCGTGTTCACGCTGGGCGCCGCCTACCGCCTCTCGCGGTCCCTCGACTAG
- a CDS encoding HalOD1 output domain-containing protein: MSGTNVREHADEAHDSGASSSVSSSVTTTYDWANVEPTTAVVETTAAATGREPTDLDVLHEAVDTGALNAFLRSSRADGDEDLRISFDYQGCTVIARQGGRVTVYPVDG; encoded by the coding sequence ATGTCGGGTACCAACGTCAGAGAGCACGCGGACGAGGCACACGATTCAGGGGCGAGTTCTTCGGTCTCCAGTTCTGTCACCACGACGTACGACTGGGCGAACGTCGAACCGACGACCGCGGTCGTCGAGACCACTGCGGCTGCGACGGGCCGCGAGCCGACCGACCTCGACGTCCTCCACGAGGCCGTCGACACGGGGGCGTTGAACGCGTTCCTCCGGTCGAGTCGGGCGGACGGCGACGAGGACCTCCGCATCTCCTTCGACTACCAGGGCTGTACGGTGATCGCGCGACAGGGTGGCCGCGTCACGGTGTACCCGGTCGACGGCTGA
- a CDS encoding potassium channel family protein: MSGRVEYEPASVKALLAEMKDTAELLIDLSFSAVLHGSDDVAAEVLRLEERMDILQLRARMSLLMAARNPEDAETLAPVLGVVGAAEKISDAAGDVAKVVLEDIGVPDAMRAALPEAVESLVRAELAPDSPYAGRTLGDVNLETETGVRVIALRRGGDWILNPDRETTLRAADVLLLRGPETRVDAVFETATGERYEHPEPVEPDIEDLERAVDSVVLMKNMSELAVDLAYGAVLFDSEDLASEVVELEAEVDALKSRFEAWTLRAAGRVEDPVSLRGLVHIATSTEVISDAALEISEGVLRGLDTHVVVQEAVGESDEVLVRVVVEGDSELAGTTLGGEQVETETGMRVIAVRRPDADSDEWVVQPSSATNVEAGDVLLAKGTRASGDRLRTLAAG; encoded by the coding sequence ATGAGCGGTCGCGTCGAGTACGAACCCGCGAGCGTGAAAGCCCTCCTCGCGGAGATGAAAGACACCGCCGAACTCCTCATCGACCTCTCGTTCTCGGCGGTGCTCCACGGCAGCGACGACGTGGCAGCGGAGGTGCTGCGCCTCGAAGAACGCATGGACATCCTCCAGTTGCGCGCCCGGATGAGCCTCCTGATGGCCGCGCGCAACCCGGAGGACGCGGAGACGCTGGCGCCGGTCCTCGGCGTCGTCGGCGCCGCCGAGAAGATCAGCGACGCCGCGGGCGACGTCGCGAAGGTGGTCCTGGAGGACATCGGCGTCCCGGACGCGATGCGCGCGGCACTCCCGGAGGCCGTCGAGTCGCTGGTGCGTGCGGAACTCGCCCCCGATTCGCCGTACGCTGGCCGTACGCTCGGCGACGTGAACCTGGAGACAGAGACGGGTGTCCGCGTCATCGCGCTCCGGCGGGGCGGCGACTGGATCCTGAACCCCGACCGGGAGACCACCCTGCGGGCCGCGGACGTGCTCCTCCTGCGCGGCCCGGAGACGCGCGTCGACGCCGTCTTCGAGACGGCGACCGGCGAGCGCTACGAACACCCCGAACCCGTCGAACCCGACATCGAGGACCTCGAGCGCGCCGTCGACTCCGTGGTGCTGATGAAGAACATGAGCGAACTCGCGGTCGACCTCGCCTACGGCGCCGTCCTCTTCGACTCCGAGGACCTCGCCAGCGAGGTGGTCGAACTCGAGGCCGAGGTGGACGCGCTGAAGTCCCGCTTCGAGGCGTGGACGCTGCGGGCCGCAGGCCGCGTCGAGGACCCGGTGTCGCTGCGCGGCCTCGTCCACATCGCCACCTCGACGGAGGTCATCAGCGACGCCGCCCTCGAGATCAGCGAGGGTGTGCTGCGCGGCCTCGACACCCACGTCGTCGTCCAGGAGGCCGTTGGGGAGTCCGACGAGGTGCTCGTCCGGGTCGTCGTGGAGGGCGACAGCGAACTCGCGGGGACGACGCTCGGCGGCGAGCAGGTGGAGACGGAGACGGGGATGCGCGTCATCGCGGTGCGGCGGCCGGACGCCGACAGCGACGAGTGGGTCGTCCAGCCGAGTTCGGCGACGAACGTCGAGGCGGGCGACGTGCTGCTGGCAAAGGGGACGCGGGCGAGCGGCGACCGCCTGCGGACGCTCGCAGCAGGCTAG